The Triticum aestivum cultivar Chinese Spring chromosome 3A, IWGSC CS RefSeq v2.1, whole genome shotgun sequence genome includes a region encoding these proteins:
- the LOC123060703 gene encoding uncharacterized protein isoform X2, with amino-acid sequence MSPQGTNEVQSNQLNTMATDAPAGDPGSVAVANNDNRKVSREDIELVQNLIERCLQLYMTKGEVVRTLSTRARIEPGFTTLVWQKLEEENSEFFRAYYIRLKLKRQIVLFNHLLQHQYNLMKYPAPPNVPLAPMQNGMHPMPVNNLPMGYPVLQQPLMPAPGQPHIDPMVCGLSSGHVVNGIPAPGGYHPMRMNSGNDMVVDNGAPEAAHAGAMSSDMAVSPSSAASSHAPFTPSEIPGMAMDTSVLDSAFGSEIGNTGPLQLGADGSSRDSIRSLGQLWNFSLSDLTADLTSLGDLEALENYAGTPFLPSDSDLLLDSPDHDDIGNHDDIVEYFADAINGSQSDEEKP; translated from the exons ATGTCACCCCAGGGTACTAATGAAGTGCAAAGTAACCAACTAAACACAATGGCCACTGATGCACCTGCAGGAGATCCCGGTTCTGTGGCAGTTGCTAACAATGATAATAGAAAAGTCTCCCGTGAAGACATTGAACTT GTCCAAAATTTGATAGAGCGCTGTCTGCAGCTGTACATGACCAAAGGAGAGGTTGTTAGGACACTTTCTACTCGTGCTAGAATAGAACCTGGCTTCACTACTTTAG TATGGCAGAAACTTGAAGAAGAGAACTCTGAATTCTTTCGCGCTTACTATATAAGATTGAAATTGAAAAGACAGATTGTCTTGTTCAACCATTTATTGCAGCACCAGTATAATTTGATGAAATATCCAGCACCTCCGAATGTTCCGCTGGCTCCCATGCAAAATGGAATGCATCCTATGCCAG TTAACAATCTACCGATGGGGTATCCAGTACTTCAGCAACCTCTGATGCCTGCTCCCGGCCAGCCTCACATTGATCCGATGGTTTGTGGTCTATCCAGTGGTCATGTAGTGAATGGGATCCCTGCCCCAGGTGGTTATCATCCAATGCGCATGAACTCTGGAAATGA CATGGTTGTGGACAACGGTGCACCTGAAGCTGCACATGCTGGTGCTATGTCATCTGATATGGCTGTGAGTCCCTCATCAGCAGCATCAAGCCATGCTCCTTTCACTCCATCTGAGATACCAGGGATGGCCATGGATACATCAGTCCTGGATTCAGCGTTTGGATCGGAGATAGGGAACACAGGACCTCTGCAATTAGGGGCAGATGGGTCGTCAAGGGATTCCATCCGATCCTTGGGGCAGCTCTGGAATTTCAGCCTCTCTGATCTTACAGCAGATTTGACAAGTTTAGGAG ACTTGGAGGCTCTTGAGAATTACGCGGGTACCCCTTTCCTGCCCTCGGACTCGGATCTCTTACTTGATTCCCCAGACCATGATGACATAGGCAACCATGATGACATAG TTGAGTACTTCGCGGACGCCATCAACGGGTCTCAGTCGGACGAAGAGAAGCCATAG
- the LOC123060703 gene encoding uncharacterized protein isoform X1 gives MKDSQDIQSTTELQMSPQGTNEVQSNQLNTMATDAPAGDPGSVAVANNDNRKVSREDIELVQNLIERCLQLYMTKGEVVRTLSTRARIEPGFTTLVWQKLEEENSEFFRAYYIRLKLKRQIVLFNHLLQHQYNLMKYPAPPNVPLAPMQNGMHPMPVNNLPMGYPVLQQPLMPAPGQPHIDPMVCGLSSGHVVNGIPAPGGYHPMRMNSGNDMVVDNGAPEAAHAGAMSSDMAVSPSSAASSHAPFTPSEIPGMAMDTSVLDSAFGSEIGNTGPLQLGADGSSRDSIRSLGQLWNFSLSDLTADLTSLGDLEALENYAGTPFLPSDSDLLLDSPDHDDIGNHDDIVEYFADAINGSQSDEEKP, from the exons ATGAAGGATTCTCAG GATATTCAGAGCACCACAGAGTTGCAGATGTCACCCCAGGGTACTAATGAAGTGCAAAGTAACCAACTAAACACAATGGCCACTGATGCACCTGCAGGAGATCCCGGTTCTGTGGCAGTTGCTAACAATGATAATAGAAAAGTCTCCCGTGAAGACATTGAACTT GTCCAAAATTTGATAGAGCGCTGTCTGCAGCTGTACATGACCAAAGGAGAGGTTGTTAGGACACTTTCTACTCGTGCTAGAATAGAACCTGGCTTCACTACTTTAG TATGGCAGAAACTTGAAGAAGAGAACTCTGAATTCTTTCGCGCTTACTATATAAGATTGAAATTGAAAAGACAGATTGTCTTGTTCAACCATTTATTGCAGCACCAGTATAATTTGATGAAATATCCAGCACCTCCGAATGTTCCGCTGGCTCCCATGCAAAATGGAATGCATCCTATGCCAG TTAACAATCTACCGATGGGGTATCCAGTACTTCAGCAACCTCTGATGCCTGCTCCCGGCCAGCCTCACATTGATCCGATGGTTTGTGGTCTATCCAGTGGTCATGTAGTGAATGGGATCCCTGCCCCAGGTGGTTATCATCCAATGCGCATGAACTCTGGAAATGA CATGGTTGTGGACAACGGTGCACCTGAAGCTGCACATGCTGGTGCTATGTCATCTGATATGGCTGTGAGTCCCTCATCAGCAGCATCAAGCCATGCTCCTTTCACTCCATCTGAGATACCAGGGATGGCCATGGATACATCAGTCCTGGATTCAGCGTTTGGATCGGAGATAGGGAACACAGGACCTCTGCAATTAGGGGCAGATGGGTCGTCAAGGGATTCCATCCGATCCTTGGGGCAGCTCTGGAATTTCAGCCTCTCTGATCTTACAGCAGATTTGACAAGTTTAGGAG ACTTGGAGGCTCTTGAGAATTACGCGGGTACCCCTTTCCTGCCCTCGGACTCGGATCTCTTACTTGATTCCCCAGACCATGATGACATAGGCAACCATGATGACATAG TTGAGTACTTCGCGGACGCCATCAACGGGTCTCAGTCGGACGAAGAGAAGCCATAG